The proteins below come from a single Oncorhynchus keta strain PuntledgeMale-10-30-2019 chromosome 1, Oket_V2, whole genome shotgun sequence genomic window:
- the cfap45 gene encoding cilia- and flagella-associated protein 45, with product MPQSIGSSSRLSGSSHSRRYRTRALTSHVDESLFGTPKQALPACNVKDAERGGRFGPRGQSRSAPSQKTQNLETVRIITKDLIRDLKIPSKDPSGLSIILRPTDIERIATASLVSTKEEREFTLESQRREREAAMDAAEDRKAHIRQADLSRQKNQGLSELEAEAKERAQYLLERANAMRMEQEDEVKKLNELILGARCHAVRDTQILERQQILAELQEEERRLDAMMEVDRRRALEAQEQIDELRKHQRIQGKQLIINQIEERLEDRMLQNEMKEQEGQQMLENLEKMQMEELEALERKKEEQQRLQQEILRINEDSLLAKERNKEEERLADLRAMEYTHKKMEREAEYEAEQRRIKREKEKDVARLRALQEREKDHKAEQDELRARRNQEGAERDWRRKEKEQLKKKVDVEERLKAARLEQVTHKEHLLSIEAGRERAEFDRVLRAQQVSICKEKDKEEKHRIKVLRHADGVRQQVREREMQAIALRREVYKEGDRLDEEARHRRIRLDEIKEKKLRELKAAGLPEKYCNEVERRVHALPALAH from the exons TGTCAAGGACGCTGAGAGGGGTGGCCGGTTCGGACCCAGGGGCCAGTCCAGGTCTGCTCCAAGTCAGAAAACTCAGAACCTAGAGACAGTTCGCATCATCACAAAGGACCTCATCCGAGACCTGAA GATACCAAGTAAGGATCCGTCTGGGTTGTCTATCATCCTCCGCCCAACTGATATCGAGCGGATCGCAACAGCTTCTCTGGTTTCAACCAAGGAGGAGCGGGAGTTCACGTTGGAAtcccagaggagggagagagaagcagctaTG GATGCTGCTGAGGATAGGAAGGCCCATATCCGCCAGGCTGACCTGTCTCGTCAGAAGAACCAGGGCCTAAGTGAACTGGAGGCCGAGGCCAAGGAAAGAGCTCAGTATCTGCTGGAGAGGGCCAACGCCATGAGGATGGAGCAGGAGGACGAGGTCAAGAAACTCAATGAG TTGATCCTGGGTGCCCGGTGCCACGCGGTGAGGGATACCCAGATCCTAGAGAggcagcagatcctggctgagctacaggaggaggagaggcgtcTGGATGCCATGATGGAGGTGGACCGCAGGAGAGCCCTGGAGGCCCAGGAGCAGATCGACGAGCTGCGCAAACACCAGAGGATCCA gggaAAGCAGCTGATTATAAACCAGATTGAGGAGCGTCTGGAGGACAGGATGCTGCAGAATGAGATGAAGGAGCAGGAGGGCCAGCAGATGCTGGAGAACCTGGAGAAGATGCAGATGGAGGAGCTGGAG gctctggagaggaagaaggaggagcAGCAGCGTCTGCAGCAGGAGATCCTCCGTATCAATGAGGACAGCCTGCTGGCCAAGGAGCGCaacaaagaggaggagagactggctGACCTCCGGGCTATGGAGTACACCCACAAGAAAATG GAGCGGGAGGCTGAGTACGAGGCTGAACAGAGACGCatcaagagagagaaggagaaggacgTGGCCAGACTGCGAGCCCtacaggagagagaaaaagaccaCAAGGCAGAGCAG GATGAGCTTCGAGCCAGGAGGAaccaggagggagcagagagagattggaggagaaaagagaaggagCAGCTCAAGAAGAAGGTGGATGTTGAGGAGAGGTTGAAGGCAGCTCGCTTGGAGCAGGTCACACATAAGGAGCACCTCCTATCCATCGAGGCTGGGCGAGAGAGGGCTGAGTTTGACAGGGTTTTGAG GGCCCAGCAGGTATCCATCTGTAAGGAGAAGGACAAGGAGGAGAAACACAGGATCAAGGTGTTGCGTCACGCTGACGGGGTGCGCCAGCAGGTGAGGGAGCGGGAGATGCAGGCCATCGCCCTGCGCAGGGAGGTCTACAAAGAGGGTGACCGGCTGGACGAGGAGGCCCGCCATCGCCGCATCCGCCTTGATGAGATCAAGGAGAAGAAGCTCAGGGAGCTCAA GGCTGCTGGACTTCCAGAGAAGTATTGCAATGAAGTGGAGAGAAGGGTGCATGCTCTCCCTGCTCTGGCTCACTAG